Proteins from one Ricinus communis isolate WT05 ecotype wild-type chromosome 9, ASM1957865v1, whole genome shotgun sequence genomic window:
- the LOC8267790 gene encoding uncharacterized protein LOC8267790, which translates to MASYPSLISHLRFILLFLSLSEAALSLSNNSSSSVYEILPKYGLPSGLLPNSVTNYTLSEDGRFVVVLGKPCYIQFDYLVYYETEITGKLNIGSITNLKGIQVQRFFLWFDVDEIKVDLPPSDSIYFKVGIINKKLDVDQFMTVHSCRDGVSGKGFWDRFLQLPIPKDDIQMLITE; encoded by the exons ATGGCCTCTTATCCAAGTCTGATTTCCCATCTGCGTTTCATTCTTCtcttcctttctctctctGAAGCCgccctttctctctctaacaATTCTTCTTCGTCAGTGTATGAAATCTTGCCCAAATATGGCCTACCAAGTGGGCTGCTGCCCAATTCAGTAACCAACTACACTCTCTCAGAGGACGGCCGATTCGTCGTTGTTTTGGGGAAGCCGTGTTATATTCAATTTGATTACTTGGTCTATTATGAAACAGAGATTACAGGGAAGTTAAATATTGGGTCGATTACGAATTTAAAAGGGATTCAAGTTCAAAGATTCTTTTTATGGTTTGATGTtgatgagattaaagttgaTCTGCCACCGTCTGATTCTATTTACTTCAAGGTTGGCATCATTAATAAGAAACTCGACGTTGATCAGTTTATGACTGTTCACTCTTGCCGTGATGGTGTCTCTGGCAAAGGATTCTGGGACCGATTTCTCCAG CTTCCAATTCCCAAGGATGATATTCAAATGCTAATCACAGAATAG
- the LOC8267787 gene encoding non-specific lipid transfer protein GPI-anchored 6 has protein sequence MGLKDLALAILLLMLVGCGSSDFAQDRAECANQLVGLATCLPYVGGTAKTPTLDCCTGLKSVLDKSRKCLCVLIKDRDNPDLGIKFNATLAAFLPAACHAPVNVTECIDLLHLPPSSPDAKVFAGFANVTGGNGTTTAVATSGNSTNSGTSAEEKSGGEMAMTSKWVGGEIICGFLLWALISFGV, from the exons ATGGGTTTAAAAGATCTGGCACTGGCAATTCTGCTGTTGATGCTAGTCGGTTGTGGAAGTTCAGATTTTGCGCAAGACAGAGCAGAATGCGCAAACCAGCTTGTGGGTCTGGCCACCTGTCTTCCATATGTGGGTGGAACTGCGAAAACCCCCACTCTAGACTGCTGCACAGGGCTCAAGTCAGTGCTAGATAAGAGCAGGAAATGCCTGTGTGTCCTTATAAAAGATCGTGATAACCCCGACCTTGGCATCAAATTCAATGCCACTCTTGCTGCTTTTCTTCCCGCTGCTTGCCATGCCCCTGTTAATGTCACTGAATGTATTG ATCTTCTACACTTGCCTCCAAGCTCGCCGGATGCTAAGGTGTTTGCAGGATTTGCAAACGTTACCGGAGGGAATGGCACTACTACCGCTGTTGCTACAAGTG GGAACTCAACAAATAGTGGAACAAGTGCAGAGGAAAAGAGTGGAGGTGAAATGGCAATGACTTCTAAGTGGGTTGGAGGAGAGATCATTTGTGGATTTTTGCTATGGGCTCTGATATCTTTTGGTGTTTGA
- the LOC8267785 gene encoding splicing factor 1, with the protein MKNKMTADVDQTSPIELQKVKMSRKNASSDSSTTGPKMSIFAAKSGFIIPKNKLLGSLVPVFKGGKKPGGNDAASEESTNQVLRKTKWGPDPTQDAAVKKGRALAYQTRVDQITQQLKSGILESGGAEDSEVADQHADPNLSSPKIDSKDLELLKLEWREVIGEILKLNPSYKAPPDYDPLLKEATFPIPVKDHPRCNFVGLIFGPGGETQKRLEKETGARIHVLGTKANTGEKVEISPSGGNDTQDAYEELNVHVSADTFEKVDGAIALIELLVTSVSGNLMDGNNMNFLNQSQGQSTPFLLPTSDQGVGQSVVGSAQTPQQTQFQYHGLQFPGVLAQAPGHPRSFIPSHNSSAPIHNNTLPVHSLPLNPTAMASMLGPQPLPASGLNLILQNTPLVPSRSQLPMQVPSHPYPPRNFSMPTSQPSSAQTNILASFQFSGNQPPPAMLSPVSGSLASSLLRPVSTVPPGPQSDRPLNPLGSSSGWSAAPTGVSASLGDTGQMVPPMISFQDPWPLAPQPGFLSSALPSNMPAANIVSSVSFPSGPSTINIPINHPSGASSFASVPPPQMGSSSMAMLIQSSSVGMAAAPLTHASVGPVPGRMPVALPMASTSQPTPQSGIIGSFPGHAVSSTPTRPPARGPNPLHSGPSDFTFQLHHSMNPAAQLFPGPNNQSGAQDTRFPRPPIQPSSSQVSSFRMAVPNSISSPGMHSFSSPRIGNQMGQTQAHMPPIPFAGSSTGTLMAPRVPAFSNASPIILQTRNFSPIPQLPNLAGPFPPRPPNPLQVQPTYPAPITPRGNFIPPNQQSSRNLSFASGPGGQQIYDPFSPTSVSNMPQHQGDNLVKGRKPEADPEYEDLMTSVGVK; encoded by the exons ATGAAGAATAAGATGACTGCTGATGTTGACCAGACATCTCCAATTGAACTCCAAAAAGTTAAGATGTCTAGAAAAAATGCTTCATCTGATTCATCAACTACTGGTCCAAAGATGTCCATTTTTGCTGCGAAGTCTGGATTTATCATACCAAAAAACAAGCTTTTGGGTTCATTAGTTCCAGTATTCAAAGGAGGTAAAAAGCCAGGAGGCAATGATGCAGCCAGTGAAGAAAGTACCAACCAGGTGCTGAGGAAGACAAAATGGGGCCCTGATCCAACCCAAGATGCTGCGGTCAAAAAGGGAAGAGCCTTAGCTTATCAG ACTCGAGTGGATCAAATTACACAACAGCTGAAGTCAGGAATTCTAGAATCTGGGGGAGCTGAAGACTCAGAAGTAGCTGATCAGCATGCAGATCCCAACTTATCCAGTCCCAAAATTGACTCCAAG GACTTGGAACTTTTGAAACTTGAATGGCGGGAAGTTATAG gTGAAATACTGAAGCTGAATCCAAGCTACAAGGCTCCACCTGATTATGATCCTCTATTGAAAGAGGCTACATTTCCTATTCCT GTCAAGGACCATCCTCGGTGCAATTTTGTTGGTCTAATATTTGGGCCTGGAGGTGAGACTCAGAAGCGATTAGAAAAG GAAACTGGTGCCAGAATACATGTACTTGGAACCAAAGCAAATACGGGGGAAAAG GTTGAGATTTCTCCCTCTGGTGGGAATGACACCCAGGATGCATATGAGGAGTTGAATGTTCATGTATCAGCAGACACATTTGAGAAAGTTGATGGAGCAATTGCCCTGATTGAATTGCTAGTTACCTCAGTATCA GGAAATTTAATGGATGGGAATAACATGAATTTTCTTAATCAAAGTCAGGGGCAATCTACTCCTTTTCTACTCCCAACTAGTGACCAGGGAGTGGGGCAATCAGTCGTTGGGTCTGCACAAACTCCTCAACAAACTCAGTTCCAATACCATGGTCTACAGTTCCCTGGAGTCTTAGCTCAAGCTCCAGGACACCCTCGTAGCTTCATCCCCAGCCATAATTCATCAGCACCAATTCATAACAACACTTTACCTGTACATTCATTACCTTTGAATCCTACAGCCATGGCTTCAATGCTTGGGCCTCAACCACTTCCAGCATCTGGATTGAATCTAATTCTTCAGAACACACCCCTTGTTCCTTCCAGGTCACAGCTGCCAATGCAAGTTCCATCACATCCATATCCACCAAGAAATTTCTCCATGCCAACTTCCCAGCCGTCATCTGCTCAAACAAACATTTTGGCTTCATTTCAATTCAGTGGTAACCAACCTCCACCAGCCATGCTATCTCCAGTTTCTGGGTCATTAGCATCATCATTGCTTCGGCCTGTATCAACTGTTCCACCTGGACCGCAATCTGACAGGCCACTGAACCCTCTGGGGAGCTCTTCCGGATGGTCTGCAGCTCCTACTGGTGTTTCAGCTTCTTTAGGTGATACAGGGCAAATGGTTCCTCCTATGATCTCTTTTCAGGATCCTTGGCCTTTGGCTCCACAACCAGGTTTTCTGTCCTCTGCACTACCTTCAAACATGCCAGCAGCTAATATAGTTTCTTCCGTATCATTTCCATCTGGTCCATCCACTATCAATATTCCTATCAATCATCCGAGTGGAGCCTCGAGTTTTGCTTCTGTTCCACCCCCTCAAATGGGTTCTTCCTCCATGGCTATGCTAATCCAATCTTCATCAGTGGGCATGGCTGCTGCACCCCTAACTCATGCATCAGTAGGCCCTGTACCTGGAAGGATGCCAGTTGCATTACCAATGGCATCCACATCACAACCAACTCCACAGTCTGGAATTATAGGATCTTTCCCTGGACATGCAGTAAGTTCTACTCCCACAAGACCACCGGCAAGAGGTCCAAATCCTCTGCATTCAGGTCCCAGTGATTTTACTTTTCAGCTTCATCATTCAATGAATCCAGCTGCTCAATTATTTCCCGGGCCAAACAATCAGTCTGGAGCTCAAGATACCCGATTTCCTAGACCTCCAATTCAGCCATCATCATCTCAAGTTTCATCTTTCAGGATGGCTGTGCCCAATTCAATTTCTTCACCTGGCATGCATTCGTTCTCAAGCCCAAGAATAGGCAATCAGATGGGTCAAACTCAGGCTCACATGCCTCCTATCCCCTTTGCTGGGAGCTCTACAGGGACCTTGATGGCACCCAGAGTGCCGGCATTTTCAAATGCAAGTCCAATTATACTACAAACTAGGAATTTCAGTCCAATTCCCCAACTACCGAACTTGGCTGGCCCTTTTCCTCccaggccaccgaatcccctGCAAGTTCAGCCAACTTATCCGGCTCCAATAACTCCTAGAGGCAATTTCATTCCCCCTAATCAGCAATCCAGTAGGAACCTCTCTTTTGCATCAGGTCCTGGAGGCCAGCAAATTTATGATCCATTCTCACCCACTTCTGTTTCTAATATGCCTCAACATCAAGGAGATAATCTGGTCAAGGGAAGAAAACCAGAGGCTGATCCTGAGTATGAAGATTTGATGACCTCAGTTGGAGTAAAGTAA
- the LOC8267783 gene encoding uncharacterized protein LOC8267783 — protein MVNSLVQSVYTPSFQSNNYNNTKIINPTSLLPKSLFPTFDTNGNHPTKTLKRFLYLTKRSFATRKTVTTTNASLLETPVLWAGRLCIFYALLKSGLAGSKTNPLVSGLDGDGESAVESGDLGFSKWLENIQGKPDKEAADRRKLVSKWHPTTKGTLRRNYRVPSKSEGRRLLKAIASLLSDDDHFIEATSHKGCQIRRESAHGESVCCNNVRALFDELPTPHLVVEITAFPAGPLTEKDYVKAEKLERVLRSGPSI, from the exons ATGGTAAACTCACTTGTACAATCTGTATATACACCATCCTTCCAAtccaataattataataacacaaaaataataaatccaACATCTTTACTACCCAAATCACTCTTTCCCACTTTTGATACTAATGGCAACCACCCAACAAAGACCCTTAAAAGGTTTCTTTATCTAACCAAAAGATCTTTTGCTACTAGAAAAACGGTCACAACAACTAATGCTTCTTTGCTTGAAACTCCTGTTTTATGGGCTGGTAGGCTTTGCATCTTCTATGCTCTCTTAAAGTCTGGTTTGGCTGGATCAAAGACTAACCCACTTGTTTCAG gtttGGATGGCGATGGTGAGTCTGCTGTTGAATCTGGTGATTTGGGTTTCTCTAAGTGGCTTGAGAACATACAAGGGAAGCCAG ACAAGGAAGCAGCTGACAGAAGGAAATTGGTGAGCAAATGGCACCCCACCACAAAGGGAACACTTAGAAGGAACTATAGGGTGCCTTCAAAATCTGAAGGAAGGCGCCTTCTTAAAGCAATTGCATCACTACTATCCGATGATGATCACTTTATAGAAGCCACTTCCCACAAG GGTTGTCAAATTAGGAGGGAGAGTGCTCATGGTGAAAGTGTTTGCTGCAACAATGTAAGGGCTCTCTTTGATGAACTGCCAACTCCACACCTGGTGGTGGAAATCACAGCTTTTCCAGCTGGTCCCCTTACAGAAAAAGACTATGTCAAGGCtgagaaattagaaagagtGCTTAGATCCGGTCCTTCAATCTGA